The stretch of DNA tcctgggtatggagggattgtcttatgaggagaggttgagtaggttgggcctgtactcattggagtttagaagaatgagaggagacctcattgaaaATTATAAGGTTCCTAGGAGGCTTGTcgggatggatgctgagaggctgtttgccCTTGTGGGAGTGTCTAGGgtcagagagcataatctcagagtaaggggctgcccatttaagacagagatgaggaggaatttcttctctcaaagggtggtgagtctgtggaattctttaccgcagagagctgtagaggctgggtcattaagtatattcaaggctgagatagacagatttttaatcagtaagggaatcaagggctatgaggaaaggaaggaaagtgaagttgaggattatcagatcggccatgatctcattgaatggtggagcagacttgatgggctgaatggcctacctctgctccgacgtcttatgttcttattgtagatggtggacaagctttggggagtgaggaggtgagatgctcactgcaggattcctagcctctgacctgctcttgtagccacagtatttatatggctaatccagttcagtttctggtcaatggtaatgcccaggatgttgatgtgtgGGAGTgatcgtgtatgtgtgtgtgagtgggagtgcatgggaatgagagtgagtgagtgtgtgagtgtggcagtgtgtgtgtggggttgcaagtgagtgtgtgtggggttgggtttgagcatgtgtgtatgtgggagtgagtgtatgtgtgggtgtggagcgtatgagtgtgcgtgtgggagtgagtgtgggagtgggagtgattgtgggtgtgggagtgtgagagtgtgggagcatACCCCAGGCGAGGCAGCGGACTGACCCCAGGTGAGGCAGCGGACTGAGACCAGGCCAGGCAGCGGACTGACCCCAGGCGAGGCAGCGGACTGACCCCAGGCGAGGCagcagacataaaagatcccatggcactgacGAAAGGTCAACTAACTGAAACAGACCTGTTGCCCTTCCCAACCATGCTACCCTACCCTCTGAGTATCCCCAGCGTTTTCTGGTTTTACTCCACGGTATTGTTTGAAGGCGAGCAAGAGAGTTCTCCCTGTGCCCTGACCCAGGCGACATTCATCTGCCCACCAACATCGCGTTTTCCGGGAAGGGATAATCTGGTAATTTATTAccgtttgtgagagcttgctgtgcaccatCGGGCTGTTCTTCACATTACAACAGCAGCTATACTTCAGAAGTTACATAATTGAGTGCAAAGGACTTGGGAGCGCCTGCTGACTATTTGCAGCACTTTTTTGCTGTTTAGATCTCGGCTACCTGGAGGTGCTGAAAGGTGCCGTGCAAACGCCAGCCAGCACTCGCTGCCGCCTTGTGCAACGACGGACCATGAAAACTTATTGCAGCACCAAGGGAAAGTTAGCAGCCAAGTGGGAAAGGGAGGCGCTCTTGCTTCACGTGGGACTCTCTGTAAGGTCGAGTTTTCCCGAAGGGGAATGTGCAGTCGGTgtgtacccccacccccacccccaaatcacagtacaggggtgggtggggggctgcaGGTGGATTTGGGACGAGGAGGGGCGGCGCTGGGAGGGTGAGTAAGTTGGTGAAGTGCTGGATCACTGGCTGGGAATGAGCTGGGGAGGGTTTAATTTGGAATCTGTGACACTGGTCCAATGTGCGCTGGTGGATGCACATGAATAATGAATGAAGGGGGCTGAGTTAGAAACTGGCACTtgagttgtgggggggtggggagaggggaggggtggtaCGGGTCAGTCACACAGGAGGCAACCGAGCCGGCAACATGAAGCTGGGGCTGTCGGTGgtgctgccgctgctgctggGGGCGTTGTTGTGGGGCCCGGGCCCGGGCCCGGGGGTGAGGGCTGACTGCGGCCCCTGCCAGCCCAgctcctgcccgcctgcccagtGCAAAGTGCCCGAGCTGCGGGGCAAGGACGAGTGCGGCTGCTGCGAGCGCTGCCTCGGGGTCCAGGGCGAGCTGTGCGGGGGAGAGGGGCTCAAGCACGGCCGCTGCGCCCCGGGTTACGTGTGCCTGACCTCGGCGGGGGgagagcggcagcagcagcagcagcagcaggagcagaaggaggaggaggaggaggagggcaccgGCTCCTGTGTCTGTAAGCACGACTACCCGGTGTGCGGCTCGGATAGCAGCACCTACCCCACCATCTGTGCCCTCCACCTGGCCAGTTGGCTGTCCGTGCACCGGCTCCAGGGCAAGATCCACAAGACCCATGATGGCGAGTGCAAGTACGGTAAGAGGAggggaaagttggggggggggggtaggaggtAGGAGGAGGCAATGGGGGAACGAGGggtaagagggggaggggagagagagagagagggagggagacaaggaggaagggggtggggagaagaaaAAGGAGAGAAGGggcaagaggtggggggggggagtaaaAAGGGGGCGAGGGGAAGGGGTGGCAGATAGAGAGGAGCCAGAGGGACAACATGGGGGAGtcgggagagaaagagaagagaaggaggtggaggagaggggaaaatgagagagacaggagagagggggaaggggaggtgagggggggaaagagagcagaAATAGGGAGTGGGAGAAAGGGAAGAGGACACGGAGAGAGGAGGAATGGAGTAGAATTGGGGgacgggagagagggaaaggtgacaggggagagggtggaCATGGGCACGAAGTGCAGCAATTGTTGAGAACATGTCCCTGCaataactcttgtttctctcactgctttttaaaacaaatcctttctgtctttctctctctctctctctctctgctgtgccTCACCGTGTTTCCCACAGTTTGTCACCTTTCGTTTTCTCTCTGgatttctctgtctccatctctcatctcTTTCTTCCCTTCTCACCTCATCTTTCTCTATTTTGCCACTCTTTTACTTTCAGCCGCTCTGCGTCTCTcttgagagagaacagggcagagagactgagacagagacaaaggagaAACGGAGGGAGGAAAGGACAGAGCGaaagatagatagaaagagaaagacaTAAAAATACAGATATAAAGATACACACCGAGAAAAAACGTGAGAAAGAGATACACATACGATGAGACAGAGAGACTATCtacctccctctgtctcgctcactATCTGAGGCTCTGTGTATATCCTCAATGCCGCTATCTACCCTCCTTGTCTCCGTGATGAACGGGAATCTGTGTAATAGTTTCAAATGGGGCAGGTGTTGAGATCTGGCAAACAAGCTTGCCCGATCGGGGTTACACAGAGCAGCGGGGTATCAGCCTGGAAAGGATAGGTGAGACCCGGGCTGTGTGCAGCTGTTCTCCAAGGTTTGTCTGTCAGCCCCTGAGGACCACTGTTTTCAGTCCTTCAGTTTTAATGCGTTGGCAATCGCGGTGCCTGTTAGATTTCCAGTCAGGCTAAATGTGTCAATTATGAACTGTTACAAAGCTCCGCTGACAGCCATGGTTCGCCAATGAAGGCACAAGGTTTCTTTAAAACTGGTCCCTGTGGGAAGAGGCACTTGTCTGGAGCAAGAACAAGAGTCCCGAAAAAACAGCTGCTGCCTCATTTAATGGGACATTTGTACCATTGTATTGGTCTAGTCCGTGCCAGCCTTCTTCCTTGGTAATTAGATATTCAAGCaattagagaaaagaaagatgaaTCATCTATTCAGAATATTAAATTGTGATTAAAATGGTTTTCGGATTTTGGCAGTCGGTGCTGAAAGGATTTAATATAGTCTATTTTGGCCTCAAGTAACTGCATGTTCCCCATACTATTGCTCTCTGCTTGTATGCCTAATCTCCTGCACTCATTCCTGCTTCCTGCATGAGGAGGAGGGAGTTAAACCAGCAGGAGGGAGATAtacacacagcaggagagaggtaTGCACATCAGGAGGGAGATAtgcacacagcaggagagaggtaTGCACAGCAAGAGGGAGATATGCACACAGCCGGAGAGAGGTATGCACAGCAAGAGGGAGATAtgcacacagcaggagagaggtaTGCACAGCAAGAGGGAGATACAAACAGCAGGAGGGAGATATACATACgaacgtacaaattaggagcaggagtaggccaccctgcccctcgagactgctccgccattcaataagatcatggctgatctgaatgtaacctcaaccccacattcctgcctacccctgataagctgtcacccaagaatctatctagctgtgcctttaaaatattcaaagactctgtttccactgccttttgaggaagagagttccaaagactcacaaccctctgacagaaaaagaatctcctcctctctgtcttaaattagtaaccccttatttttaaacaaagaacaaagaaaagtacagcacaggaacaggctctatggctctccaagcctgcgccaatcatattgcccatcaactaaaacattttgcacttccagggtccgtatccctctattcccatcctattcatgtatttgtcaagctgcctcttaaacaccactatcgtacctgcttccaccacctcctctggcagcgaattccagaaactcactaccctctgtgtaaaaaacttgctctgcacatctcctctatagttttctcctctcaccttaaatctatgtcccctagtaattgactctgcCACCCtcggaaaaagcttctgactatctactctgtccatgccactcataattttgtaaacttctatcaagtcacccttcaATCTCCATcgttctagtgagaacaatctgagtttctccaacctctcctcatagctaataacctccagaccaggcagcatcctggtaaacctcctctgcaccctctccagcatctccatatccttctggtaatgtggcgaccagaattgcatgcaatattccaagtgtagctaaccaaggttctatacagctgcagcatgacttcccagcttttatactcaatgcccctgccaatgaaggcaagcatgccatatgccatcctgactaccttatccacctgcgttgccagtgacctgtggacctgtacacccagatccttctgcccgtcaatgcgcttaagggttctgccatttactgtataattcctgcctgtattagaccttccaaaatgcattacctcgcatttgtctggattaaactccatctgccatttttccgcccaagtctccaaccgatctgtatcctgttgtatcctttgacaatcctcttcactatctgcaactcctccaaccttagggtcgtctgcaaacttactaattagcccagttatattttcctccaaatatatatacatatactacaaacagcaaaggtcccagcactgatccctgcggaacttcactagtcacagctctccattcagaaaagcatccttccactgctaccctctgtcttctatgaccaagccaattctgtattcatctcgccagctcacctctgatcccatgcgactttaccttctgtaccagtctgccgtgagggaccttgtcaaaggtcttactgaaatccatgtatataacatccactgcccttccatcgtcaatcatctttgtcactttctcaaaaaactcaatcaagttagtgagacatgatctccccttcacaaaaccttgctgcctctcactaatacgcccatttgcttcaaaatggtagtaaatcctgtctcgaagaatcttctccaataatttccctaccactgacataagagtcactggcctgtaatttcctggattatccctgctacccttcttaaacaatggaacaacattggccattctccagtcctctaggacctcacccatagccagtgagtaTACAatgatttctgtcaaggccccatcaatctcctctcttgcctccctcagttatcttgggtagatcccatctggccctggggacttatccaccttaatattcttcaagacacctaacacctcctcttttttgatctcaacatgatccaggctatctacacactcttcccgagacaaatcgactgctaagtccttctctttggtgaatactgttgagaagtattcatttagtatctctcccatttcttctggttccacacacagattcccacctctgtccctgagtgggcctatcctttccctggctactctcttgctttttacatatttataaaaggcctttggattttccttaatcctggttgccagtgacttttcatgaccccttttagccctcctgactccttgcttaagtttcttcctactttctttatattctccatgagcttcatctgttcccagccttccagcccttatgaatgcttcccttttctttttgactactctcacaatatccttcattatccaaagtgcctgaaacttgccatgcttatccttcatcctagcaggaacaagccggtcctgaattcttatcaactgacctTTGAAAGCCCCCcgacatgtcagttgttgatttgccctcaaacatccacttCCAGTAcagattcctcagttcctacctaatattgttataattagcctccCACAATTAAGCacccaaggactcctgttatccttatccaccagtaccttgaaacttactgaattatggtcacttttcccgaaatgctcccctactgaaactttgaccacctggctgggttcattccctaataccaggtccagtattgccccgtCCCTAGTTgaactatctacatattgtctcaggaagcccaccttacaaattctgcaccatccaaacccctagcactaagtgattcccagtcaatatagggaaagttaaaatcacccaccacaacaccctattgcttttacatctttccaaaacataactgttcctcaatgacccctggttctagtttctctcacaagaggaagcatcctttccacatccaccttatcaaccctcaggatcttaaaggtttcaattaagttgctgcttactcttctaaattccagtggatacaagcctaagctgtccagcctttcctcataagacaacccgcacattcctggtattagtctggcaaacctcctgtgaactgcttctaacgcatttacatctttctttaaataaggagaccagtactgtacataatactccagatttggtctcaccaatgccctgtacaactgaagcataacctccctacttttgtaatcaattcccctcacaataaataataacattctattagctttcctaattacctgctgtacctgcatactaatcttttatgattcatgcactaaaacacacagatccctctgaatctcggagctctgcaatctctcaccatttagataataagcttctttattattcttcctgccaaaaagaacaatttcacatttgcccacgttatactccatttgccagatcttttcctaTGTGCTTAACCTATCCAAATCACCTTTTGGCCTCCTTAAGTCTTCTTCAcagtttactttcccacctatctttgtgtcatcagcaaatttagcaatctttccttcagtcccttcatccaagtcatgtatataaatgttgaggccccagcactgatccctgtggcacatcacacATCAAATCCTGCCAActagaaaaagatccatttatgccaacactgcttcctgttagctagccaatcttctatccatgccaatatgttaccccctacaccatgagcttttattttcttcagtaacctttgatgtggcactttatcaagcgccttctggaaatccaagtacagtgcatccgccagttcccctttatccacagcacatgtcacTCTtttaaagaattccaataaatagattaaacattatttcccttttacaaaaccacgtgggctctgcctgattgccttgaatttttctaagtgccctactGTAACATCTTCaatacttctaacattttccttatgacagatgttagactaataggcctatagtttcctgctttctgtctctatgAAGGAGTTATAtctgttattttccaatctaatggaagctttcccgaatctagggaattttggaaaatgaaaacctgtgcatcaactatcttattcgccacttctttcaagaccttagggtgaagtctatCTGGACCTGAaaatttgtcagcccgcagccccaacaatttgctcaataccacttccctagtgatggtAACTTTTCCAagttcctccatcccttccatttcctgatttacaactatttccaGAATGTCTATagtg from Carcharodon carcharias isolate sCarCar2 chromosome 1, sCarCar2.pri, whole genome shotgun sequence encodes:
- the LOC121282420 gene encoding insulin-like growth factor-binding protein-like 1; the encoded protein is MKLGLSVVLPLLLGALLWGPGPGPGVRADCGPCQPSSCPPAQCKVPELRGKDECGCCERCLGVQGELCGGEGLKHGRCAPGYVCLTSAGGERQQQQQQQEQKEEEEEEGTGSCVCKHDYPVCGSDSSTYPTICALHLASWLSVHRLQGKIHKTHDGECKYAPVVILSPTSVQNVTGAQVYLACEVKAVPTPIVTWRKVTESPKGIKLLEELPGDRVNVAVQVRGGPSKHESTGWVLINPLTKEDEGVYQCHASNILGEVQTEGTIKVTEKVPKAKGKKKDGLQKEEN